The Deltaproteobacteria bacterium nucleotide sequence ATCTCAATGGCGATGGCAAATGCTAGATTTGCCACCCGCTCTTGATGACCGGCCATGAAAGGATTCCTCATCTCCACTATCGACGCCATGGCCTGTATGGTGTCTTTTATTGTGCTTTGCAACTTCTCGAAACCCTGTTGAAGTGCCTCCTGGGTCCTTTTGCGCTCGGTGATATCCAGCAAAGAGGCCACACTCATCTTTGTCCCAGGGATCATCCCGATGGTCAGCAGGATGTCCCTGACCCTCCCCTCCCTGTTGATGAATCTAAACTCGTATCGCCTTGGTGCCAGCATGGGATCTATCCTGCGCAAACGATGATACTCCTTTATTCTTTCCAGATCATCCTTGGCCAAAAATTCCATCCAACTCTTCTTGCCCTCAATCTCCTCTTTCGTGAAGCCACTGAGCCTCTCAAATTCCGCATTGACCAAGGAAAGGGTTGTATCTTCCTCGATGATAACCATCGCCGTACCAGTGTTCTCAAATATCGCCTGATATCCACTCAATGAGCCCAGTTTCGCACTTGTTGCTTTACGGACACCTCCTGGGGCAATTCCTGTGCGCAGGGTTTTCGTTTTGACCATCCCATCCTCCTTCTTAAAAAGGTAAAGATTTCAATTTATCAAACATTAAGGACAAGAAAAGAATTACCCTTTATGTAGCAAGCAATTTTTATGGGGCTAAAGGAACAAATTAAAGTGCCCCTATTATACATTAGGATGACATTTTTTTCACTTGCATAATATTGTGTTTACAATCTGGACAAATGGGGGGTTTTACTAGCAATGTCTATGTCTTTTGGCCCCAATTTAGGGAGCGTTAACGACTGCAACCTACAATGAGGGATTCTTTCTACTTCACCAGAATAGAAAGGGGCAAAATGGAAACAATGACAAGAAATTGTAAAAATGACAAAAATTGTCACTTTAATACCTTGTTTTTTTACCTTTTCTTGGCAGTTTAATAATCATTAATAAATAGCTCATTGAATTATTAAATAATTTTAGCATGTTATAATACTTCAATTAATTTGGCATCTTTTTTGCTGAAAGAAGGCAAAATATTAAAGGGAGGTATTTAACATGAAGAAGATTGGTAAGATTCTCGTAATAGGCCTTGCAATTGCTGTATCATTGTGTTTTACTGCACCAGTTAGCGCAGAGAGCGATCTCGCGATAGGAGGGCCTGCGTCGGTTGATCTTGATTTTCAGATCACCATTCCAACTATCCTGTATTTACAGGTAGGAACCGCAGGGGCAACAATTGATACTGTCACATTTACTGTTGATGATCTGCCTGGGACAGGTGCTGTTGCACAGAATGAGGCTGCCATATACGTGCGAGCTGCAGGTTTTGTCGGTTCGGGTAGCACGATGACCCTATCCTCAGACTCTTCAAGCGCGCTGACTAATGGAACAGATAAAATTCCATTTGATGAGATTTCTTGGGCTGCAACTGGTGATTTTGCAGGTGGTGCTTTTGACAATGGTGCAGCCCAAAAACTGGATCAGTTCACCGGTTCCGGCAATCGAACCGGCACCTATACCTTCTCCTA carries:
- a CDS encoding PAS domain S-box protein; this encodes MVKTKTLRTGIAPGGVRKATSAKLGSLSGYQAIFENTGTAMVIIEEDTTLSLVNAEFERLSGFTKEEIEGKKSWMEFLAKDDLERIKEYHRLRRIDPMLAPRRYEFRFINREGRVRDILLTIGMIPGTKMSVASLLDITERKRTQEALQQGFEKLQSTIKDTIQAMASIVEMRNPFMAGHQERVANLAFAIAIEMGLSQEQTTGTLLAALVHDIGEISIPVEILIKPSKMSEAELTLIKTHPQVGYDILKTIEFPWPIAEIVLQHHERMDGSGYPLGLLGEEILLEARVIGVADVVEAMSSERPHRVAP